AGGCCGGGCGAGACCTCTCGGGCGGCCACCGCCGGCGCGCTGACCGCGGCCCTGGCAGCCCTGCTCGAGTACAGGGAGACCTGTGGGACACCGGTCGACATCGGCGCGGGACGCCGATGCTCACTTGTTCCGCCACTGCGGTGCGCGCTTCTCGGTGAACGCGCGCGCCCCCTCACGGGCGTCCTCCGAGGAGCGGACCGCGTCGGCGATCGGCGCCTGCCGCTCGAAGGACTCCTCTCTCGGCCAGTCGCGGGACTCGGCGATGACGCGCTTGCTCGCGGCCACCGCCAGCGGGGCGTTCGCGGCGATCTCCCGCGCCAGGTCCAGGGCCGCGTCGAGCGCCCGGCCCGCGGGCGCGAGCCTGCCGACGAGTCCGGCGGCGTGCGCGCGCTCGGCGGGCACCATCGCTCCGGTGAGCGTGAACTCCATGGCCAGGTGGTAGGGGATGCGGTCGGGCAGCCGGAACAGGCCGCCCGCCGCCGCGACGAGCCCGCGCTTGACCTCGGGCAGGCCGAACTTCGCGTTGTCGGCGGCGACGATCATGTCGCAGGCCAGCGCGAGCTCGAACCCCCCGGCCAGCGCGTAGCCCTCGACCGCGGCGATCACCGGGGTGGCCGGGGGCCGCTCGACCAGGCCGGCGAAGCCCCGGCCGGGCAGCACCGGCCGCTCGCCGCGCAGGAACGCCTTGAGGTCCATGCCGGCGCAGAACGTCGCTCCGGCCCCGGCCAGGACCCCCACCCGCAGGTCGTCGCGGGCGTCCAGCTCATCCATCGCCGCCGCGACCCCTTCGGCGACCTCGCCGTTCACCGCGTTGCGCGCCTCGGGCCGGTCGATGGTGACGACCAGCACCCCGTCCTGCTCCCGCGTCTTCACCGCAGCGCTCATCACGCGCCTCCTGTCGTCGTCGTTGTCAGCGGGCGGCCATGCGGATCGCGCCGTCCAGCCGGATGGTCTCGCCGTTGAGCATCGGGTTGGCGATGATGTGCAGCGCCAGCGAGGCGTACTCCTCTGGCTCGCCCAGCCGGGCGGGGTTGGGCACCGATCCGCCGAGGGAGGCCCGGACCTCCTCGGGCAGCCGGGCCAGGATGGGGGTGTCGAACAGGCCCGGCGCGATGGTGCAGACCCGGACGAGCCGGCTCGCCAGGTCGCGCGCCGCGACCAGGGTCATCCCCACGACCCCGGCCTTGGCCGAGGCGTAGGGGATCTGGCCGATCTGGCCCTCGTATGCGGCGACGGAGGCCGTGAGCACGCAGACGCCCCGCTGGCCGTCGACCGGCTCGTTGCGGGCCATGCGCTCGGCGGCCAGGCGCAGGACGTTGAACGTGCCGATCAGGTTGGTCCGCACCACCGACTCGTAGGCCTCCAGCGAACCGGCGTTGCCCGCCCTGTCCACCAGCCGCACCGCTCCCCCGCGGCCGGCGCAGTGCACGAGCCCGCGGATCGGCCCCATGGCCTCGGCCGCGTCCATGGCGGCGCCGACGGCCTCGGGGTCGGTGACGTCGGCGGGCGAGAAGGCGGCGCCCTCCCCCAGTTCCTCGGCCACCTCGGCCCCCGGGGAGCCGGGGAGGTCGAGGACGACGACCTTCCCGCCCTCCTTCACCAGCCGGGTCGCGGTGGCGCGGCCCAGGCCGGACGCCCCTCCGGTGACGACGAAGGTCGCCCCTGGCACCAGCATGCGTGTCCTCCTCGCTCGTCCGCGGCGCGCGCCGCGGTGGTCGTCCGGTCGCCTACTCGCTCAGGCGCTCGATGATCGTGGCGTTGGCCATGCCGCCGGCCTCGCACATCACCTGCAGGCCGTAGCGGCCGCCGGTGCCCTCCAGCGCGGTGAGCATGGTCGTCATGAGCCGGGCCCCGGATGCCCCCAGGGGGTGGCCGAGCGCGATCGCGCCGCCGCGCGGATTGAGCCGGGCGTCGTCGACCCCGGTCTCGCGCTGCCAGGCCAGCGGCACCGAGGCGAAGGCCTCGTTGACCTCGAAGTGGTCGATGTCGGCGGCGGTCAGGCCTGCGCGCGCGAGCACGTCGCGGGTGGCGGGGATGGGGGCCGTCAGCATCAGCAGCGGGTCGTCGCCGCGCACCGCCGCGGCGTGGAAGCGGGCGCGCGGCCGCAGCCCCAGGGCCCTGGCTCGCCCCTCGGCCATGACGAGCAGGGCAGACGCGCCGTCGGTGATCTGCGAGGAGTTGCCGGCGGTGACCCCCCATTCGAGATCGGGGAAGCGCTCGCGCGCCTGGTCCGACGCGAAGGCCGGGGCGAGTGCGGCCAGCCGCTCCGCCGTGGTGCCGGGTCGGATCGACTCGTCGCGCTCGACGGGCGGCTCCCCCTCCCCGGTGCGCACCGGCACGATCTCTGCGGCGAAGCGCCCGTCGGCCGCTGCGGCCGCCGCCCGCTGCTGCGAGCGCGCGGCGTAGGCGTCCATCTCCGCGCGGGTGAGCTTCCACCGCTGCGCGACCAGTTCCGCGGACACGCCCTGGGGCACCAGCCCCGGCGCGTAGCGCCGGGCGACCCCGGGCCCGTAGGGGTCGGCGCCCAATCGGGCCGAGCCCATCGGCACCCGGCTCATCGACTCGACCCCGCCGGCCACCACGGCGTCGTAGGCGCCGGCCATGACGCCCTGCACCGCGAACTGGATCGCCTGCTGGCCCGACCCGCACCGCCGGTCGACGGTGACCGCCGGAACGTGCTCGGGCAGGCCCGCCGCCAGCCACGCCATGCGTCCGGGGGTGGCCGCCTGCTCGCCGGCCTGGCTGACGCAGCCGATGATCACGTCGTTCACGAGACCGGGGTCGACGTCGTTGCGGTCCATGAGCCCGGCGAAGAGCCGGGCGAGCAGTTCCACGGCGTGGACGCCGGACAGCGCGCCCCCTGGCCTGCCCCTGCCCATCGGTGTGCGGACGGCGTCGACGATGACGGCGGATTCCACGGACTCCTCCTCCGGTGGGCGGCGCGCCCCGTGCGGGGCGCCGCGGAACGCAAGCGGTGCTCGGCCGGACGGCGACGGCGCGGGCTCACACGTTCATCGCGGACCCAACGCCGTACAATTGATGATAATGGTAATTATACTCTTGGTTTGTCAACACCCACCGTCGAAAGAGGGGACGAGGAGCCCACCTCTGCCCGCCGACGCTTCTTGGCCTTGAGTTTCAACCTCGGCCCCCGGGACGGAGCAGGCGCGCGGGTGGGTCCTCTCCACCTCGACCCCCAGTGGCCGGGGGCGGCATGCACCATCACCCAACCACCGCGGGCTTGCGTCCTCGGGCTGAGGCTTCAAGCCCCCCAGTGGCCAAGGTCAAAACTCACGTTGACCTTGTCACGTTGACCCTGTGGGGCCTGAAAACGTCGCGATAATCCCGACAAGGCCAAGACCGCCGAGAGAACCACCGTGTGCGCCCGCTGCCGCTTTTCCGCCCGAGGCCGCTCGACGCCCGACGGTGAACAAGGCCGCATCGACGCAGAAGGGGCGGGCAGGAGACGGGGGCCGCTCCCGAGTGGTCCATTGCTCCGGCGGCCCCGGTCCGGGGTCAGCGCCAGTCGACGACCTCGTCCATCAGGTACGGCTCACGCTCGGCGACCCGCTTCACGTACTCGTCCATGTGCTCGCGCATCAGCCGCTCCGCCGCCTCGGCGTCGCCGGCGATGATCGCGTCGGCGATGTCGGCGTGCGCCCGCCGGACGTGGTCGCCCTCGTGGGCGACGTAGACGCTGGAGGCGCGTTCGGTGAAGACGTCCTTCATCGCGCGGGCGACCAGGGTGAGCAGGCCGTTGCCCGACATCGCCAGCACCTTCGCGTGGAAGGCGTCGGTGGCCCGGAGCCACTCGGCGGTCCCCTCGGCGTCGAAGCCCTGCTGCACGATGGCCCGCAGGTCGTCGTTGTCCTCCGGATCGCGGCGCTCCGCCGCCAACCGCGCGACCAGCGGCTCCAGGATCAGCCGGGCCTCGACGAGCTCGGCGAACCGGATACCGAGCACCTGGAAGAACAGGGTGGCCATCCGACCGAAGTCGCGGCTGTCCACCTCCGAGACGACGGGGCCGCCGCCCGGCCCCGGCTTCATCCGGATCAGCCCGTGCACCTCCAGGATGCGCAGCGCCTCACGGAGCGAACCGCGCGCGACCTGGTAGCGCTCCAGCATGGCGCTTTCGGATTCGAGCGTGGAATTCGGGGCGAGACCCCGCTTCGCGATGTCGCGGACGATTTCGCGCGCGATGATCTCGGAGACCTTCTCACTGCGCCGTTCCCACGCGGCACCCGCTGCTGATCCGGTTTCACTCATAATGCTCGGCAGCATACCGCTCTTTTCAGCGCGCCGATCTTAGAGCGGATTCTCCGGCGGAGAAAAGAGCTCGAATTGAGAAATGTATCCCGTTCTCTCAAGTTCGGCGGGCGGCGCGCGGCCGGCCGCTCACCCGGTGGGCACGCCGCCGATGACTCCGCGGCCGGCCAGCTCGGCGAGCTCCCCGTCCGAGAGCTCCAGCGCGTCGGCGAGCACCTGACGGGTGTGCTCGCCGACCGCGGGCACACCGTCGTAGACGGGACCCGAATACCCCGCCATGTGCAGCACCGGGCCGGGCGTCAGCACCGACGGCCCGAGCACGTCGCTGCCCGTGATGTTCACGAGGGTCCGCTCCAGGAAGTGCGGGTCGGCCACGATGTCACCGGCGTCGTTGACCGGGGAGCACACCACCTCGGCCTCCTCCAGCACGGCCAGCACCCGGTCGCGCGGGAGCGAGCCGACCCAGTCCGAGACCTGCTTCTGCACCAGGTCGTTGTTGCGCAGCCGGGCGGCGTTGGTGGCGAACCTGGGGTCCTCGACCAGCTCGGGCCGCCCCATCGCGGCGAAGAGCCGCGCCGCGATCGACTGGTTGGAGGCCGCGATGGAAAGGAACCTGCCGTCGGCCGCCTCGTAGATGCCCCGCGGCGACGCCGCGCCCGTCCCGTTGCCGACGCGGCCCTGCACCTCGCCGAGCGCGGTGTACTTGAGCACCAGGTCGCCGATGATGAACATCAGCGGCTCGTACAGCGCCACGTCGACCACGTCCCCGCACCCGGTGTGCTCCCGCCGGTACAGGGCCATGGCCGTGCCCATGGCCGCCGAGATGCCGGCGATGGAGTCGGCGAAGCCGAACGGCGGCGAGGTGGGCGGGGAGTCCGGCCACCCGTTGATCTGGGCGAACCCGCCGGCCGTCTCGGCCACGGTGCCGAACCCCGGGCGCGAGCGGTAGGGCCCGGTCTGGCCGAAGCCGGACACCCGGGCGAGCACCAGCCCGGGGTTGTCCGCGCCGAGCACGTCGTAGCCCAGCCCCCAGCTCTCCAGCCGGCCCGGCCGGAAGGACTCGACGACGACGTCGACGCCGGAGGCCATCCGCCGGACGAGTTCGCGGCCGTCCTTCTCCCGCAGGTCGATCCCGACCGAGCGCTTGCCGGCGTTGATCCGGGAGAAGCCCAGCGACAGCCCGTCCTTCTGCGGCACCCACTGCCGGGCGTAGTCCCCGGCGATCGGGTCCTCCACCTTGACCACCTCGGCGCCGAAGTCCCTCAGCATCCGTCCCGCCGTGGGCGCGGCGTACATCGAACCGAGTTCGAGCACGCGCACGCCCGCGAGGGGCCCGTCCGCACCGGGCCTGTTGCCTGCCATGTTCGCCTGCCTTTCGACGGCCGTGCCGATCCGATGGCCAGCGGGCGCCGGACGCGCCCACTGGATGTGGTGGGGCCCGGGGTGCTCACGGCCCCGGTCGCCGGTCCCCCGGCCGTCCGCTCCCGCTCGCGCCGAGGCGTTCGGCGCGCTCCAGCCACTCCAGCGCCTTGTCGTAGTGGGCCCTGTCGATGTGCACCCCCCGGTAGCGCAGCGCCCCGGTGCCCGCTGCCGCCGCCTGCTCATAGGCCGCGACCAGGCCGCGGTAGAAGGCGACGTCGCCGTCCGAGGGGGTGAAGACGTCGTTGATGACCCCGACGTGGCCGGGGTGGATCGCGATCATCCCGCGGAAGCCGAGCCGTCGGCCGCGCCGCGCGAACTCCCCGAGGCCGTCGAGGTCGTCCAGCGCCTCCCACAGGCCGGTGAGCGCGTGGATCCCGGCTTCGCGGCAGGCGAGCAGGATCCGGCTGCGGTGGTAGAGCGTCTCGGTGCCCTCCGGGGACCACTCATAGCCCACGGCCCTGGCGATGTCGGCGTGCTCGGCCGTCGGACCGATCATGGCGCCCACCCGCGGGGAGGCGGTGGCCACCTCCAGGCAGCCGTGGATCGCCCGCACCGTCTCCACCGGGATGATGTACTCCAGACCGCTCACGCCGTTGCGCGCCTCGAAGTGGTCCAGCAGCGCGTCGTAGCGCAGGACGTCGGTGGCGCACTCGATCTTGGGCGCGAAGATCCCGGTCAGCCCCGGGACCACCACCTCCTCCAGGTCGGCGCCGGTGAGCCTG
This sequence is a window from Spinactinospora alkalitolerans. Protein-coding genes within it:
- a CDS encoding crotonase/enoyl-CoA hydratase family protein, whose product is MSAAVKTREQDGVLVVTIDRPEARNAVNGEVAEGVAAAMDELDARDDLRVGVLAGAGATFCAGMDLKAFLRGERPVLPGRGFAGLVERPPATPVIAAVEGYALAGGFELALACDMIVAADNAKFGLPEVKRGLVAAAGGLFRLPDRIPYHLAMEFTLTGAMVPAERAHAAGLVGRLAPAGRALDAALDLAREIAANAPLAVAASKRVIAESRDWPREESFERQAPIADAVRSSEDAREGARAFTEKRAPQWRNK
- a CDS encoding SDR family NAD(P)-dependent oxidoreductase, giving the protein MLVPGATFVVTGGASGLGRATATRLVKEGGKVVVLDLPGSPGAEVAEELGEGAAFSPADVTDPEAVGAAMDAAEAMGPIRGLVHCAGRGGAVRLVDRAGNAGSLEAYESVVRTNLIGTFNVLRLAAERMARNEPVDGQRGVCVLTASVAAYEGQIGQIPYASAKAGVVGMTLVAARDLASRLVRVCTIAPGLFDTPILARLPEEVRASLGGSVPNPARLGEPEEYASLALHIIANPMLNGETIRLDGAIRMAAR
- a CDS encoding thiolase family protein, which codes for MESAVIVDAVRTPMGRGRPGGALSGVHAVELLARLFAGLMDRNDVDPGLVNDVIIGCVSQAGEQAATPGRMAWLAAGLPEHVPAVTVDRRCGSGQQAIQFAVQGVMAGAYDAVVAGGVESMSRVPMGSARLGADPYGPGVARRYAPGLVPQGVSAELVAQRWKLTRAEMDAYAARSQQRAAAAAADGRFAAEIVPVRTGEGEPPVERDESIRPGTTAERLAALAPAFASDQARERFPDLEWGVTAGNSSQITDGASALLVMAEGRARALGLRPRARFHAAAVRGDDPLLMLTAPIPATRDVLARAGLTAADIDHFEVNEAFASVPLAWQRETGVDDARLNPRGGAIALGHPLGASGARLMTTMLTALEGTGGRYGLQVMCEAGGMANATIIERLSE
- a CDS encoding FadR/GntR family transcriptional regulator codes for the protein MSETGSAAGAAWERRSEKVSEIIAREIVRDIAKRGLAPNSTLESESAMLERYQVARGSLREALRILEVHGLIRMKPGPGGGPVVSEVDSRDFGRMATLFFQVLGIRFAELVEARLILEPLVARLAAERRDPEDNDDLRAIVQQGFDAEGTAEWLRATDAFHAKVLAMSGNGLLTLVARAMKDVFTERASSVYVAHEGDHVRRAHADIADAIIAGDAEAAERLMREHMDEYVKRVAEREPYLMDEVVDWR
- a CDS encoding CaiB/BaiF CoA transferase family protein encodes the protein MAGNRPGADGPLAGVRVLELGSMYAAPTAGRMLRDFGAEVVKVEDPIAGDYARQWVPQKDGLSLGFSRINAGKRSVGIDLREKDGRELVRRMASGVDVVVESFRPGRLESWGLGYDVLGADNPGLVLARVSGFGQTGPYRSRPGFGTVAETAGGFAQINGWPDSPPTSPPFGFADSIAGISAAMGTAMALYRREHTGCGDVVDVALYEPLMFIIGDLVLKYTALGEVQGRVGNGTGAASPRGIYEAADGRFLSIAASNQSIAARLFAAMGRPELVEDPRFATNAARLRNNDLVQKQVSDWVGSLPRDRVLAVLEEAEVVCSPVNDAGDIVADPHFLERTLVNITGSDVLGPSVLTPGPVLHMAGYSGPVYDGVPAVGEHTRQVLADALELSDGELAELAGRGVIGGVPTG
- a CDS encoding HpcH/HpaI aldolase/citrate lyase family protein, whose product is MQPYRSVLFLPGHRPNWVDKALRAGADAIVLDLEDSVPEGEKAAARTMVAESVRRVRAGGGEAGVFVRVNPLSTRLTGADLEEVVVPGLTGIFAPKIECATDVLRYDALLDHFEARNGVSGLEYIIPVETVRAIHGCLEVATASPRVGAMIGPTAEHADIARAVGYEWSPEGTETLYHRSRILLACREAGIHALTGLWEALDDLDGLGEFARRGRRLGFRGMIAIHPGHVGVINDVFTPSDGDVAFYRGLVAAYEQAAAAGTGALRYRGVHIDRAHYDKALEWLERAERLGASGSGRPGDRRPGP